The window GAAATTCTTTCGGAAGATATGCCCACTGACAGCCTGTTTTCAGATGATAGAAAATCCCATCACAGATAGCCCTCATATCAGTAGTTCGGGGTCTTCCACCGGTTTTGGCATCGGGAATGAGAGGACGAATAATTTCCCACTGTTGGTCAGTTAAGTTACTGGGGTACATTATTTTATTTTATACGGAACATCGGAAATATCGGAAACATCGCACTACCACTTTACCGATCGCTCTTCTCTTCGGGTTTTTCCTTTATTCTTTCTTTATAAATAGGCTCTGAGGGAAACACCGAACCGAATCCTAATTTTTATCGCCATGCTGAGAAAAAGTTAAATCGAGCGAATCGGCAAAAATCCAAGAAGTATCGACGAGGTAAAGCTCAGTCAAAAAACTACCATAAGGCGAGAAATCGGTACGCCCGTCAGCATTTAAGAGTAAGTAGGCAACGTGAAGAATACGTCAAAAGACTGGCGTATTGCGTCATCCAATCTAACGATATGGTCGCCTATGAAGACTTGAATGTGAAAGGGTTAATTAAAAATCGTAAACTCGCCAAGTCAATTAGTGATGTCGGATGGTCAACCTTTCGGCAATGGTTAGAGTACTTTGGTGAAAAATATGGGAAGCTGACAATTGCTGTAGCACCTCATTACACTAGCCAAATTTGCTCTAACTGTGGCGAGACCGTAAAAAAAGCTCTATCAGTTCGTACTCATGTTTGTCATCATTGTGGGTATGTAGAAGATAGGGACATTAATGCGGCCAAGAACATCCTGCAAAAAGGATTGAGTACCCT is drawn from Roseofilum casamattae BLCC-M143 and contains these coding sequences:
- a CDS encoding transposase; this translates as MYPSNLTDQQWEIIRPLIPDAKTGGRPRTTDMRAICDGIFYHLKTGCQWAYLPKEFPPYSTVYKYYRQWQKKRVWTQINEKLRCQVRLQENKS